The genomic window ATATCAgggaatttcatataaatggtacACTGTCTGCTCTTTTAATATGAAACCACTAACCTTCATTATGACAAATGTCGGATACCCTAAGATAGAGTCCATTATGTGGGGTTTATAAAACAAGTGACTTCACATGCAAATGGACTCACTGTAGTATTCCTACAAGTATTTACCTTACAATCGTAGACattttgaggtgtgtgtgtgtgtatgtgtgtgagcgagagagagagcaagaaagagaaagagagttaattaataaattaatataaattaataaatatattcctGATAGGAAAGACTTCCATTTGAATGGGCCAAGATGAGAATAAAATATGCAGCTAGCAGATTTACATATCTGATGATCTGATGCTTGGGAGAATTTTCTATAGATAAACTCTTGGCTCCTTAGATTTCAAGCCATTTTTGTCCCTTCTAAACCATAAACATACTTCCAATGGCTGAAACTACAGAGCACAGTGATGTCACAATCTTACTGCAATGGCAAGTGGATCAACACTGTTCTCCAGGAGTGTTCCTAGAGAACACTTCTACTCAGGACAGCTAGCAATAACTTATCTATACACAGAAGTGACTGGGAAGCATATAAATACTCCCCTCTAAACTCAAACTAAATGTATCTTCAACTAGAATATGCCTTGGGTAAAGTCCAAACATGTCTGATGCTATACCAAACTACCCAATATAAGAGGAAGCCAGAGAGGAATGAGACAGTTATCCTAACTGACTGtggttaaaatattttacttttcatatgGAAAACATTAACTATGTGAGTAAATtctactgttttttttccccaagagatTGAAAGGGAACATGTAAATATGAGGCCCTGGTGCTTCAGTTCCATTAACTTCAAGATAAATCCCTGTCTCATTCTAAGAGAGTTAGAAAAAAGAGGATAAAATATAGATTGTGCTAAATTTATCAACATCAAGGTACTCTCAGGATCTGATACTTAATGAGTTGACTCAAGCAGTTAAGAGGGGTGTTAATAATGTGGCAGGTTAGTTAATTGAAATCTGGACTCAGTGGAGAACTACTCTCCCTGACAAACTGTAGAGGAAAGTGTCTGAAGATTCTGGAGAATGGAAATATTGGGTGTCACTTCTTATAACCAACATGTTCAGCCACCTTTGAACCACACCCTGAAGGGGGCCCAAAGGATAGACCCTTCACTAAGTCAACTAGATAATGCATTGATGAGGGGCACAGCTGAATTTGTGGGAAGCTCTCTGGTGGTTCTCCCAGTATGAGCTATGGAAGATGGTGAGAAACTGTGGTAGTCACCAATTTATTGCCTCTCAGCTGCAAATTCACCCTGTAATACATGCTCTGCAATAACTGACAGAACTCCTTTCAGCATCTCTCCTTAACAGCATTTggttttgtaaaccaaaaataaaattctaagccccccaaccaTCTGAGTGGACTTCTCttcttggccaagggcattccaaagttaacctgaaaaactagttcaggccatgagaAAGGGGGCCAGTGGGGGTAGGGGTTGGACATGCTTCATTaccattaacatcaacacagaccttaagacTCATAGAGCTCCATCTGAGGCGTTTGTTGCAGCTACCTGCACTTCTAGATTCATCTTTTGGTGAGCCCTGGGCTTAGGAGTCACCATGGCAACTGAAGAGTTCATCATCCACATCCCCCCATACCACTATATCCATGTGCTTGACCAGAACAGCAACGTGTCCCGTGTGGAGGTCGGGCCAAAGACCTACATCCGGCAGGACAATGAGAGGGTACTGTTTGCCCCCATGTGCATGGTGACCATCCCCCCACGTCACTACTGCACAGTGGCCAACCCTGTGTCTTGGGATGCCCAGGGCTTGGTGCTGTTTGATGTCACAGGGCAAGTTCGGCTTCGCCACGCTGACCTCGAGATCCAGCTGGCCCAGGACCCCTTCCCCTTGTACCCAGGGGAGGTGCTGGAAAAGGACATCACACCCCTGCAGGTGGTTCTGCCCAACACTGCCCTCCATCTAAAGGCGCTGCTTGATTTTGAGGATAAAGATAGAGACAAGGTGGTGGCAGGAGATGAGTGGCTTTTCGAGGGACCTGGCACGTACATCCCACGGAAGGAAGTGGAGGTCGTGGAGATCATTCAGGCCACCATCATCAGGCAGAACCAGGCTCTGCGGCTGAGGGCCCGCAAGGAGTGCTGGGACCGGGACGGCAAGGAGAGGGTGACAGGGGAAGAATGGCTGGTCACCACGGTAGGGGCGTACCTCCCAGCGGTGTTTGAGGAGGTTCTGGATTTGGTGGACGCCGTCATCCTTACGGAAAAGACAGCCCTGCACCTCCGGGCTCGGCGGAACTTCCGGGACTTCAGGGGAGTGTCCCGCCACACTGGGGAGGAGTGGCCGGTGACAGTGCAGGACACAGAGGCCCACGTGCCAGATGTCCACGAGGAGGTGCTGGGGGTTGTGCCCATCACCACCCTGGGCCCCCACAACTACTGCGTGATTCTCGACCCTGTCGGACCGGACGGCAAGAATCAGCTGGGGCAGAAGGGCGTGGTCAAGGGAGAGAAGTCTTTTTTCCTCCAGCCAGGAGAGCAGCTGGAACAAGGCATCCAGGATGTGTATGTGCTGTCGGAGCAGCAGGGGCTGCTGCTGAGGGCCCTGCAGCccctggaggagggggaggatgAGGAGAAGGTCTCACACCAGGCTGGGGACCGCTGGCTCATCCGCGGACCCCTGGAGTATGTGCCATCTGCCAaagtggaggtggtggaggagcGCCAGGCCATCCCTCTAGACGAGAACGAGGGCATCTAAGTGCAGGATGTCAAGGCCGGAAAGGTGCGCACTGTGATTGGAAGCACCTACATGCTGACCCAGGACGAAGTCCTGTGGGAGAAGGAGCTGCCTCCCGGGGTGGAGGAGCTGCTGAACAAGGGGCAGGACTCTCTGGCAGACGGGGTGAGAAGGACACAGCTAAAAGCCTCCAGCCCTTGGCGCCCCGGAACAAGACCCGTGTGGTCAGCTACCGCGTGCCCCACGACGCCGCGGCGCAGGCGCGGAAGCGCGCACGCTCTTCTTTCTACCGAGAGAAGCGAGCACGCGTGGTCTTCGGGCCTGAGCTGGTGTCGCTGGGTCCTGAGGAGCAGTTCACAATGTTGTCCCTCTCGGCTGGGCGGCCCAAGCGTCCCCATGCCCGCCGTGCGCTCTGCCTGCTGCTGGGGTTCTTCACAGACTTTATCATCATTGAAACGGCGGATCATGCCAGGCTGCAACTGCAGCTGGCCTACAACTGGCACTTTGAGGTGAATGACCGGAAGGACCCCCAAGAGACGGCCAAGCTCTTTTCAGTGCCAGACTTTGTAGGTGATGCCTGCAAGGCCATCGCATCCCGGGTGCGGGGGGCCGTGGCCTCTGTCACTTCCGATGACTTCCATAAGAACTCAGCCCGCATCATTCGCACTGCTGTCTTTGGCTTTGAGACCTCGGAAGCCAAGGGCCCCGACGGCATGGCCCTGCCCAGGCCCCGGGACCAGGCTGTCTTCCCCCAAAAGGGGCTGGCGGTCAGCAGTGTGGACGTGCATTCGGTGGAGCCTGTGGATCAGAGGACCCGGGACGCCCTGCAACGCAGCGTCCAGCTGGCCATCGAGATCACCACCAACTCCCAGGAAGCGGTGGCCAAGCATGAGGCTCAGAGACTGGAGCAGGAAGCCCGCGGCCGGCTTGAGCGGCAGAAGATCCTGGACCAGTCAGAAGCCGAGAAAGCTCGCAAGGAACTCTTGGAGCTTGAGGCTCTGAGCATGACCGTGGAGAGCACCGGGACTGCCAAGGCGGAGGCCGAGTCCCGTGCAGAGGCAGCCCGGATTGAGGGAGAAGGGTCCGTGCTGCAGGCCAAGCTAAAAGCACAGGCCTTGGCCATCGAGACAGAGGCTGAGCTCCAGAGGGTACAGAAGGTTCGAGAGCCAGAACAGGTCTATGCCTGGCTCAGCTGGAGCTGGAGGTGAGCAAGGCTCAGCAGCTGGCTGAAGTGGAGGTGAAGAAGTTAAAGCAGATGACAGAGGCCATAGGCCCCAGCACCATCAGGGACCTTGCTGTGGCTGGGCCTGAGATGCAGGTAAAACTGCTCCAGTCCCTGGGCCTGAAATCAGCCCTCACCACGGATGGCTCCCCTCCCATCAACCTCTTCAACACAGCCTTTGGGCTGCTGGGGATGGGGCCCCAGGGTCAGCCCCTGGGCAGAAGGGTGGCCAGTGGGCCCAGCCCCGGGGAGGGGATATCCCCCCAGTCTGTTAAGGCCCCTCAAGCTCCTGGAGACAACCAAGTGGTGTCTGTACTGTGCTAACTCTTGATTAATACAATGGAAGTTTCTGggcatttaaaatttcaaaaaaaaaaaaaaaaaaaagactcatagaACAGACTGTTTacatctgataagaaacatttacaatctattctctctgaagcctgctacctggaggcttcatctgcatgatgcAACCTTGATTTTTCCACAACCCCTTACTGTAACCCAGACATTCTTTTCTGTTGATTCCAGCTCTTTAGATAATAACCAATTGCCaattagaaaatctttgaatctgctATGACCCAGAAGCCTctgcttccagttgtcctgcctttccagactgaaccaatgtatatcCTACATATATTGATTAATGTCTTATTTCTCCCTAAAAGACATAGTTTATAAACCAATTTGTAGGCTGACTACcatgggcacatgtcatcagggaCTCCTGAGGCTTGTCACAGGCATGTCCTtagccttggcaaaataaactcctAAATGAATTGAGACTAGGCTCAGGTACTTTTGGTTTACAGTTTTCTCAGTAGAGGGTGCTTGGAGAACATTGCAAGGAGAAAGGGGCTGTCCTGCTGCTTCTGGGGCCACAAAGTTAAGAAGTGATATGAGGTGGGTACTCTGCCCAGCCATGTGCCCAGAGGAGAGTCACTCAGTGATCTCAGAGCCTGGCCTGTCTCTTGCCCTCTGGACACAGACACAATACTCTCTATTCCTCCAGTCCCAGTAATGCACCCCTTTTCTTTGCTCACCTGCACCCCACCTGCACTACAGAGGGTTGCCATTGGCACCCTCCTCCCTCTGCAAACCTGCATACTGGGTTTCCTGCACCCCAAAGTTGCTGCCTGCCTACCCAACTAGCAACTGAGGGCCAACTCACCTGGGAAAATCAGCAAATGTCTCTACCTCCCAGTGGGTTGCAACCATACCTTCTCCAATGAGGTCTGAACCTCAGACCCCTTGAAAGGGGTCCCTCTTTCAAGCTTCTCCTTTGAGTACTCTACTTCAGTCCAAAAGTGCTACACagttttattacatattatagttactcttttaaataaatttttaattttagaaaagctttagatttacagaaaagttgcaaagacagTAAAGATTGCTCCCATATACTCTATATCCTATGTCTGCCGTTGTTTACATCTTACATTACCAATGTATGTTAGTCATAGCTAATGAACCAACATTGGTACTATTATAGTTTGCTATTAGCTAAACTCTGTATCTTATTAAAATTTCATTAGCTTTTccctaatgttctttttctgttccaggatcccattcaAGATACTACATTAAATTTACTCATGTCTAAAGAAAATGTCTGTGTCCTAACTCCCAGAACCTGTCAAAATGTTAGGTTACATGGCAGAAAGTAACTACAGTTTCAGATGAAATTAAGGCTGCTAATGCACTGATCTTAAATTAGGAGGGTTAGAGGAGTAATGTCAGTAAGATGGAAGACTAGGAAGCTTCCAGAAATCCCCGATATAAATGTAGAATAAACAACTAAATACTGGCTAAAATAGCCTAAAAGGAACCCTTGAAATCAGTAAAGATTACAGCAACCAAGCAAAAGCCCAATCAAGAAAAAGTTACAttcaaaacagtaaaaaaagTTCATGGCATTTTAATTTGCACTTGCCCTACTCCCTCCCTGGAACTGTACAGTATGGTTTGGGGGAAACAGCAACCCAGTCCCCAGTTACCCTATGGGGCAACTGAGCAGAATAGCAGGGCAGGCCAAATTTGCAACATTCTAATCTGTCCAAGGATTGCCTGATTAATCTCTGTGTCACCTAACTGAGAGCTCAGATGGCCAAATGAAGCACACCTCAGACTGGACAAAGCTGTGAAATATAACTTATGAAAGCTTCAAGGGGATTACAGACCTGCAGATGCCTGGGGCAAGAGATTAGCGATTGAGAAATACAGTAGAACTGCTAAGACCCTGGGAAGAGGCAGGGGTGACACTCACAGAAATGAAGTCATGAAAAGTAGCTGTGTATAAAGTAGACTGGAGAAAGGCACGCACACAGGGAAGACATATGCCCAGAAAAAACCTGAGAAGACTTCAAGTGTTCATGATGAGCTGATACATGAAGGTCTTCCCCTATACAGAGCCAGTCTATAAAGACAGAGGTGGCTGTCTTTTCAACTGccagttttcaacaaaaggtCACAAGAAAACATGGCCCACTCATAGGCACAAAATAACCCTCTAAAAGTTGTTCCTGAAGATAAAAGGCATCAGACTTACTAGCAAAGACTTTAAAACCACTGTCTTAAATATGCttaaagagcaaaagaaaaacacaaagaaccCCCCTCCGCCCAAACCAGGAAAATGATatgtgaacaaaatgaaaatatcaacaaagagaatttatataaaaataaccaaacaaattctggagctgaaaaatctCACATCTGAATTGTAAAATTCATTAGAATTCATCAACAGATTCAAACAGGCAGAAGAaggaatcagtgaacttgaagacggGCCCTGTTGAATTtgaggagcaaaaagaaaaaagaataaagaaaagtggACAGAGCATAAGGAATTTATGGGGTGCCATCAGGTAGACCAATACATGCATTATGGGGTGGGGGTCATAGTAGGATAAGACatagagaaaggagaaggagataGGCAGattatttcaagaaataatgacccaaaacttcccaaatttgaggAAAGACATAGACACATAAATCCAAGAAACTTAATAAAATCTGAAGAAATACACAATAAAACACATAAATTcttgaaagacaaaaagagactCTTAAAAGCAATAAGGGAAAAGCAACTTATCACATACATGTGCTACAGTTTGAATGCCTGTCCCCTCTAAAACTCATATTGAAATTCAATTAACACTGTATGTAACACTATTAAGATGTGAAACCTTTGAGATGACTAGGCCATGATGGCTCTGCCCTCATTGGTGGGATGCATGCCATTAGAAAATGGCAAGTTCAGGttccctttgtctctctctctcacccctgTTGCTCTTCTGCCACATGATGCTTGTCACCATGGGAACACACAGTAAGAAGGTGACACTGAAGAAGACCTTCACAATATGCCAGCACCTTGATACTGGATTTCTTGGTCTCAATAACTGTTAGTCAGTAAATTTCTGCTCagtataaattgcccagtctcagacattCTGTTAAAGCAGCACAAGATACTTCCTCAAAGAAATTATCAGCATATTTCTCAGCAGAAGTTGTACAGTCCAGAAGTTAGTGGGATGGTATAATTAAAAcgctgaggaaaaaaaatcaaccaaaaattCTATATCTaacaaaactgtccttcaaaagtgagggagaaattaagATATTCCAGATAAAAGCTGAAGgacctgccctacaagaaatgctgatGGGAATCTTTCAAAAGGAACAAAGGATGCTAGACAGTAACTAGAAGCCatgtaaaaatacagatttcccATACAGGCAAATCTatggataaatataaaaatcagtttttgGCTGATAACTTCacttttta from Pongo abelii isolate AG06213 chromosome 13, NHGRI_mPonAbe1-v2.0_pri, whole genome shotgun sequence includes these protein-coding regions:
- the LOC100458316 gene encoding LOW QUALITY PROTEIN: major vault protein-like (The sequence of the model RefSeq protein was modified relative to this genomic sequence to represent the inferred CDS: inserted 2 bases in 2 codons; substituted 1 base at 1 genomic stop codon), with the translated sequence MATEEFIIHIPPYHYIHVLDQNSNVSRVEVGPKTYIRQDNERVLFAPMCMVTIPPRHYCTVANPVSWDAQGLVLFDVTGQVRLRHADLEIQLAQDPFPLYPGEVLEKDITPLQVVLPNTALHLKALLDFEDKDRDKVVAGDEWLFEGPGTYIPRKEVEVVEIIQATIIRQNQALRLRARKECWDRDGKERVTGEEWLVTTVGAYLPAVFEEVLDLVDAVILTEKTALHLRARRNFRDFRGVSRHTGEEWPVTVQDTEAHVPDVHEEVLGVVPITTLGPHNYCVILDPVGPDGKNQLGQKGVVKGEKSFFLQPGEQLEQGIQDVYVLSEQQGLLLRALQPLEEGEDEEKVSHQAGDRWLIRGPLEYVPSAKVEVVEERQAIPLDENEGIXVQDVKAGKVRTVIGSTYMLTQDEVLWEKELPPGVEELLNKGQDSLADXGEKDTAKSLQPLAPRNKTRVVSYRVPHDAAAQARKRARSSFYREKRARVVFGPELVSLGPEEQFTMLSLSAGRPKRPHARRALCLLLGFFTDFIIIETADHARLQLQLAYNWHFEVNDRKDPQETAKLFSVPDFVGDACKAIASRVRGAVASVTSDDFHKNSARIIRTAVFGFETSEAKGPDGMALPRPRDQAVFPQKGLAVSSVDVHSVEPVDQRTRDALQRSVQLAIEITTNSQEAVAKHEAQRLEQEARGRLERQKILDQSEAEKARKELLELEALSMTVESTGTAKAEAESRAEAARIEGEGSVLQAKLKAQALAIETEAELQRVQKVREPEQVYAXAQLELEVSKAQQLAEVEVKKLKQMTEAIGPSTIRDLAVAGPEMQVKLLQSLGLKSALTTDGSPPINLFNTAFGLLGMGPQGQPLGRRVASGPSPGEGISPQSVKAPQAPGDNQVVSVLC